One segment of Glaciihabitans arcticus DNA contains the following:
- a CDS encoding glycoside hydrolase family 13 protein has protein sequence MSTQTPELGDVVRVRVRVPSDFGPVHSIRTRSNPDHEPHFTDATLVASTGGWDWWEAPLRVENPVHGYRFLFVLEDGSTGWLGSSGYSLIETRDSEDFKFVSYPAPPPWAKNTVMYQIFPDRFARSSEADGRELPIWAEPAEWTDEPIHIGPSTARQFYGGDLLGIEQKLDHLVDLGVTMVYLTPVFPAHSNHRYDALSFTTVDPLLGGDDALISLVDAAHARGLSVIGDLTSNHSGDAHEWFTSSHLTPGAPESEFYYWLDPEQKSYVSWLGVPSLPKFNWAAPELRRRFIEGEHSVVAKWLKAPYNFDGWRIDVANMTGRYLDQDLNAEVRQTIRKTMIDVNPDTILLGESTNDALGDFEGDGWHGAMTYANFTRPIWGWLSKRVEKSWFFGLPYGTIPSYTGLDVFEAHQRFAAGFPWRVRLHNMNALDTHDTARFRTSALDGAVPVAFGMSVTLPGIPVVFAGDEFGLVGDDGEHSRSPMPWDERDASASTIDLYTQLIHLRRDHVALNEGGIRWLHAGEDVLVYVREHADECVLVVAARAAFDVEVELDGHPELLWGETDATDSRLWGDGPSFTVWRLPGIVLPSF, from the coding sequence GTGTCGACGCAGACACCCGAACTCGGGGATGTCGTGCGCGTCCGAGTTCGAGTCCCGAGTGATTTCGGCCCCGTTCATTCGATCCGCACCCGGTCGAATCCCGACCACGAGCCGCACTTCACCGACGCCACGCTGGTCGCCTCGACAGGCGGTTGGGATTGGTGGGAGGCGCCGCTCCGGGTCGAGAACCCGGTGCACGGCTACCGATTCCTGTTCGTGCTCGAGGACGGGTCGACCGGCTGGCTCGGTTCGAGCGGCTACAGCCTGATCGAGACCCGCGACTCCGAGGACTTCAAGTTCGTCTCCTACCCGGCCCCTCCGCCGTGGGCGAAGAACACGGTGATGTACCAGATCTTCCCCGACCGTTTCGCGCGATCGAGCGAGGCCGACGGTCGCGAGCTGCCGATCTGGGCCGAGCCCGCCGAGTGGACGGATGAGCCCATCCATATCGGCCCCTCGACCGCCCGCCAGTTCTACGGCGGCGACCTGCTGGGCATCGAGCAGAAGCTCGATCACCTGGTCGACCTCGGCGTGACGATGGTCTACCTGACCCCGGTCTTCCCCGCCCACTCCAACCACCGCTACGACGCCCTCTCATTCACTACGGTCGACCCGCTGCTCGGTGGCGACGACGCCTTGATCTCTTTGGTGGATGCCGCTCACGCTCGCGGTCTCAGCGTTATCGGCGATCTCACATCGAACCACTCCGGTGACGCGCACGAATGGTTCACGTCATCCCATCTCACGCCGGGCGCACCGGAGAGCGAGTTCTACTACTGGCTCGACCCTGAGCAGAAGAGTTACGTCTCGTGGCTCGGGGTGCCGTCGCTGCCCAAGTTCAACTGGGCCGCGCCTGAGCTGCGTCGCCGTTTCATCGAGGGCGAGCATTCTGTTGTGGCCAAGTGGCTGAAGGCGCCGTACAACTTCGACGGCTGGCGCATCGACGTCGCGAACATGACCGGCCGCTACCTCGACCAGGATCTGAACGCGGAAGTGCGCCAGACCATCCGCAAGACGATGATCGACGTGAACCCCGACACGATCCTGCTCGGGGAGTCGACGAACGACGCCCTCGGTGACTTCGAGGGCGACGGCTGGCACGGCGCCATGACGTACGCCAACTTCACCCGGCCGATCTGGGGCTGGCTGTCCAAGCGGGTCGAGAAGTCGTGGTTCTTCGGGCTGCCGTACGGCACCATCCCGTCGTACACCGGCCTCGACGTGTTCGAGGCGCATCAGCGCTTCGCCGCCGGCTTCCCGTGGCGGGTGCGCCTGCACAACATGAATGCGCTCGACACGCATGACACGGCCCGCTTCCGCACGAGCGCCCTCGACGGTGCTGTGCCGGTTGCGTTCGGGATGTCGGTCACCCTCCCGGGTATCCCGGTGGTCTTCGCGGGCGACGAGTTCGGTCTCGTCGGCGACGACGGGGAGCACTCGCGCTCCCCAATGCCGTGGGACGAGCGCGATGCGTCCGCGTCGACCATCGACCTGTACACGCAGCTCATTCACCTTCGGCGCGACCATGTGGCGCTGAACGAGGGTGGCATCCGCTGGTTGCACGCCGGTGAGGATGTGCTGGTCTACGTGCGCGAACACGCGGACGAGTGTGTGCTCGTGGTCGCGGCTCGCGCGGCGTTCGACGTGGAGGTCGAGCTCGACGGGCATCCCGAACTGCTGTGGGGCGAGACGGATGCAACGGACTCGCGTCTCTGGGGCGACGGACCGAGCTTCACCGTCTGGCGGCTGCCCGGAATCGTGCTTCCGTCGTTCTAG
- a CDS encoding ABC transporter permease subunit, protein MTRPSTQPSKYKETPTLKAVLIKIIALGLLDAVVVYALFVLFLKESWVAFVLVAIGLVAINWIYLTRRALPAKYLAPGIVFLIIFQLFAVGYSAYIAFTNFGDGHNSTREDAIDSIVAKSLQRVENSPTYDLTVLDQLGTYSFLVTEPDGTVSLGNVESPLEPVDNAQLSGSGKAIGLDGYTALDFAGILANQQAISALAVPLTDNPSDGALRTPDGSKAFLYESTLKYDEAAGSFTDETSGTVFIDRGNGQFETAEGETIQPGWKIDVGFANFARAFGEEEIRRPLIGVVIWTFAFAILSVATTFALGLFLAVVFNDARMKGRRFYRVIAILPYAFPAFLSALVWAGLMNRDFGFINQVLLGGADVPWLTDPVLAKVSILIVNLWLGFPYMFLVSTGALQAIPDEIVEAAKVDGAKPWALFRHIKLPLLMVSLAPLLISSFAFNFNNFNLIYMLTGGGPRDIGADVNVGATDILITLVYKVAFGSVAGRDYGLASAFAIIIFIVVATVSVIGFRQTKALEDLN, encoded by the coding sequence ATGACACGGCCGTCAACTCAGCCCAGCAAGTACAAGGAGACGCCGACCCTCAAGGCGGTCCTCATCAAGATCATCGCCCTCGGCCTGCTCGATGCGGTCGTCGTCTACGCGTTGTTCGTGCTCTTCCTCAAGGAGAGCTGGGTCGCGTTCGTGCTGGTCGCGATCGGCCTGGTCGCGATCAACTGGATCTACCTGACCCGTCGGGCACTGCCCGCGAAGTACCTCGCGCCGGGCATCGTCTTCCTCATCATCTTCCAACTGTTCGCGGTGGGCTACAGCGCCTACATCGCGTTCACCAACTTCGGTGACGGCCACAACTCGACCCGCGAGGACGCGATCGACTCGATCGTCGCGAAGTCCCTGCAGCGGGTGGAGAATTCACCGACCTACGACCTGACGGTGCTCGACCAGCTGGGCACCTACAGCTTCCTCGTGACGGAGCCGGACGGCACGGTGAGCCTCGGCAACGTGGAGAGCCCCCTCGAGCCGGTGGACAACGCGCAGCTCTCCGGTTCGGGCAAGGCGATCGGCCTCGACGGCTATACGGCCCTCGACTTCGCCGGCATCCTCGCGAACCAGCAGGCGATCTCGGCCCTGGCCGTGCCGCTCACCGACAACCCGAGCGACGGCGCGCTGCGCACCCCCGACGGCAGCAAGGCGTTCCTCTACGAGTCGACCCTCAAGTACGACGAGGCGGCCGGCTCCTTCACCGATGAGACGAGCGGCACGGTCTTCATCGATCGAGGCAACGGCCAGTTCGAGACCGCCGAGGGGGAGACGATCCAGCCCGGCTGGAAGATCGACGTGGGGTTCGCCAACTTCGCCCGCGCGTTCGGCGAGGAGGAGATCCGCCGACCGCTCATCGGCGTCGTGATCTGGACCTTCGCGTTCGCGATCCTGTCCGTCGCCACGACCTTCGCCCTCGGCCTGTTCCTCGCGGTGGTCTTCAACGACGCGCGTATGAAGGGCCGCCGCTTCTATCGGGTGATCGCGATTCTGCCCTACGCGTTCCCCGCCTTCCTCTCGGCCCTCGTCTGGGCAGGCCTGATGAACCGCGACTTCGGCTTCATCAACCAGGTTCTTCTCGGTGGGGCGGATGTCCCGTGGCTGACCGACCCCGTGCTCGCCAAGGTGAGCATCCTCATCGTGAACCTCTGGTTGGGCTTCCCCTACATGTTCCTGGTGAGCACGGGCGCCCTGCAGGCGATTCCCGACGAAATCGTGGAGGCCGCGAAGGTCGACGGCGCGAAACCGTGGGCGCTCTTCCGGCACATCAAGCTGCCGCTGCTCATGGTGTCGCTCGCGCCGCTGCTCATCTCGAGCTTTGCGTTCAACTTCAACAACTTCAACCTGATCTACATGCTGACGGGCGGGGGGCCGCGCGACATCGGCGCCGACGTGAATGTCGGGGCCACCGACATCCTCATCACTCTCGTCTACAAGGTGGCGTTCGGTTCGGTGGCCGGTCGCGACTACGGCCTGGCGAGCGCGTTCGCGATCATCATCTTCATTGTCGTGGCGACGGTCTCAGTGATCGGCTTCAGACAGACCAAGGCGCTGGAGGATTTGAACTGA
- a CDS encoding sugar ABC transporter permease — protein sequence MITSTVSTGRRSSFRKWFTATGWRHLIGVAVIIFCAFPLLYVLSSSLNPNGTLVGSNALFQEIDLGNYIDLFNRPSQPYGAWFLNTLLIGGISSLGTVFLGALAAYAFSRMRFTGRRVGLLTLLLVQMFPQLLAVVAIFLLLNAIGDIFPILGLDSQLGLIVVYLGGALGVNTYLMYGFFNTVPLSIDEAAKIDGASHARIFFTIILRLVAPILAVVGLLSFIGTTNEFVIASVLLSDPSKQTLAVGLYQFVSDETSKNWSLFAAGAVMAAIPVMALFLYLQKYIVNGLTAGAVK from the coding sequence ATGATCACCTCGACTGTTTCGACCGGCCGGCGTTCCTCGTTCCGCAAGTGGTTCACCGCTACGGGTTGGCGGCACCTGATCGGTGTGGCCGTGATCATCTTCTGCGCCTTCCCACTGCTGTACGTGCTGTCCTCGTCGCTGAACCCGAACGGCACCCTCGTGGGGTCGAACGCGTTGTTCCAGGAGATCGACCTCGGCAACTACATCGACCTCTTCAACCGCCCGAGCCAGCCCTACGGCGCGTGGTTCCTCAACACCTTGCTCATCGGCGGCATCTCGTCGCTGGGCACGGTCTTTCTCGGTGCTCTCGCCGCGTACGCATTCTCGAGGATGCGGTTCACCGGCCGCAGGGTCGGCCTGCTGACGCTGCTGCTCGTGCAGATGTTCCCGCAGCTGCTCGCGGTGGTCGCGATCTTCCTGCTGCTCAATGCGATCGGCGACATCTTCCCGATCCTCGGCCTCGACAGCCAGCTCGGCCTGATCGTCGTCTACCTCGGCGGCGCGCTGGGCGTGAACACCTACCTGATGTACGGCTTCTTCAACACGGTGCCGCTGTCGATCGACGAGGCGGCGAAGATCGACGGGGCGAGCCACGCGCGCATCTTCTTCACGATCATCCTCAGGCTGGTGGCGCCGATCCTCGCGGTGGTCGGGCTGCTGTCGTTCATCGGCACGACCAACGAGTTCGTGATCGCGAGCGTGCTGCTCTCCGACCCCAGCAAGCAGACCCTCGCGGTCGGCCTGTACCAGTTCGTCTCGGATGAGACGAGCAAGAACTGGAGCCTCTTCGCGGCGGGGGCGGTGATGGCCGCGATCCCGGTGATGGCTCTCTTCCTCTATCTTCAGAAGTACATAGTTAACGGACTCACGGCGGGGGCGGTCAAATAG
- a CDS encoding sugar ABC transporter substrate-binding protein, whose amino-acid sequence MKRAGIAAVFTIATLALAGCAGGGGNEGGEAGSTLTIWVDANRADALKDVIQTFEDDNGVTVKVVQKEFGDTLKEDFTKQVPTGKGPDVVVGAHDWLGSWVQNGVVAPLTVDNAADFQDVATQAMSYEGQQYGLPVSIENIALIRNTDLDPDPHDTFDEMIATGEDLVAAGTVEFPFIVQVGANADPYHMYPIQTSFGAPVFGTNADGSYNADDLQLANEGGDKFAAKLVEWGKSGVLNVSVDGDIAIENFVNKKSPYIITGPWNLPRIKEAGINYSIEAVPSAGGEPSQPFVGVQGFFVSAKTDNALLANKFVVEYLGSEEVQTSIFEKGGRAPALKTAFDAAQSNPDVAAFGEVGAAGVPQPSIPAMGQVWSDWGATEAALIAGSAGDPKAAWQKMADTIATKIKG is encoded by the coding sequence ATGAAGAGAGCGGGCATAGCCGCTGTATTCACGATCGCAACCCTGGCCCTGGCGGGCTGCGCGGGCGGCGGAGGCAACGAGGGTGGTGAGGCAGGAAGCACCCTGACGATCTGGGTCGACGCGAACCGGGCCGATGCGCTGAAGGACGTCATCCAGACCTTCGAAGACGACAACGGCGTCACGGTCAAGGTCGTGCAGAAGGAATTCGGTGACACCCTCAAGGAGGACTTCACCAAGCAGGTGCCGACCGGCAAGGGTCCGGATGTCGTTGTGGGAGCCCACGACTGGCTCGGCTCCTGGGTGCAGAACGGCGTGGTGGCGCCACTGACCGTGGACAACGCCGCTGACTTCCAGGACGTCGCCACCCAGGCGATGAGCTACGAGGGACAGCAGTACGGCCTGCCGGTGTCGATCGAGAACATCGCCCTGATTCGCAATACCGATCTCGACCCCGACCCGCACGACACCTTCGACGAGATGATCGCGACCGGTGAGGACCTGGTGGCCGCGGGCACGGTCGAGTTCCCGTTCATCGTGCAGGTGGGCGCGAACGCGGATCCGTACCACATGTACCCGATCCAGACCTCGTTCGGTGCCCCCGTCTTCGGCACCAACGCCGACGGCAGCTACAACGCAGACGACCTGCAGCTCGCGAACGAGGGTGGCGACAAATTCGCCGCGAAGCTCGTCGAGTGGGGCAAGAGCGGCGTGCTGAACGTGAGCGTCGACGGTGACATCGCGATCGAGAACTTCGTCAACAAGAAGTCGCCGTACATCATCACCGGTCCGTGGAATCTGCCTCGCATCAAGGAGGCCGGCATCAACTACTCGATCGAGGCAGTTCCGAGCGCCGGCGGTGAGCCGAGCCAGCCGTTCGTGGGTGTGCAGGGCTTCTTCGTGAGCGCGAAGACCGACAACGCGCTGCTCGCCAACAAGTTCGTGGTCGAATACCTGGGCAGCGAAGAGGTGCAGACCTCGATCTTTGAAAAGGGCGGCCGAGCTCCCGCACTGAAAACGGCCTTTGATGCCGCGCAGTCGAATCCGGATGTCGCGGCCTTCGGTGAGGTGGGTGCGGCCGGTGTGCCGCAGCCGTCGATCCCGGCCATGGGCCAGGTCTGGAGCGACTGGGGCGCAACGGAGGCCGCGCTGATCGCGGGTTCGGCGGGCGATCCCAAGGCCGCCTGGCAGAAGATGGCCGACACGATCGCCACGAAGATCAAGGGCTGA